From Bacteroidota bacterium, the proteins below share one genomic window:
- a CDS encoding M20/M25/M40 family metallo-hydrolase, whose protein sequence is MRRLKWLFIALMTGCSSQFRSDAPPDIPWASSPDSIRKYVQVLTSPALGGRESGSPFEKITLDTLHGLMTPFINDSNITMQPFRVQELTTNTDSTLITIGDHSLLFGTDYYLFNPPGPMVVDQQGPLRFFAEPTGEAINLPMVIMPVTESGDWFRSYHSMLGKSVSVNPEVVFLLQSPDEIHDWPENLSWFTMNPASFSGTDFVEDPFPAVVLSKLVSEKLGKAFIRQPDTSFTAAVQIRIRQNEKEYANLVVQLPGQDPDPKTIVIGAHLDHLGSRPGGVYYPGADDNASGVAALIESIRQIRQSGWKHRHNLVFVFFGGEEKGLMGAIHFAADPTPVLPSLSQVVAMINADMVGREHPDSIEVVGHDRLKADFQKQVESLNGKLALHHSYRMNSDRSSADVYYRSDHYPFAEKGIPVVFITDGMGENQFRYSPANDYHRSDDTADLLDYEKISRVSNWILTLVGRLDQN, encoded by the coding sequence ATGAGAAGGCTTAAGTGGTTGTTCATTGCGCTGATGACCGGGTGTTCCTCCCAGTTTCGGTCCGATGCACCACCCGACATTCCGTGGGCATCCTCACCCGATTCAATCCGTAAATATGTGCAGGTTCTGACCTCACCAGCCCTCGGTGGACGTGAAAGCGGCAGCCCTTTCGAAAAAATTACGCTTGATACCCTTCATGGATTGATGACTCCGTTTATTAACGATTCCAACATCACCATGCAGCCCTTCCGGGTACAGGAACTCACCACCAATACCGATTCGACGCTGATCACAATCGGAGATCACTCCCTCCTCTTCGGCACTGATTATTATCTGTTTAACCCTCCCGGTCCGATGGTGGTGGATCAGCAGGGACCCCTTCGCTTTTTCGCTGAACCAACGGGTGAAGCAATCAACCTTCCGATGGTGATCATGCCGGTAACCGAATCGGGTGATTGGTTCCGGTCCTATCATTCCATGCTGGGTAAATCCGTTTCCGTTAACCCCGAAGTGGTATTTCTGCTTCAATCCCCCGATGAAATTCACGACTGGCCCGAAAACCTGTCGTGGTTTACCATGAATCCGGCTTCCTTTTCCGGGACCGACTTTGTGGAAGATCCTTTCCCGGCCGTCGTTCTGTCGAAACTGGTGTCGGAAAAACTCGGCAAAGCCTTCATCCGGCAACCGGATACCAGTTTTACCGCGGCCGTTCAGATCAGAATACGCCAGAACGAAAAAGAGTATGCCAATCTGGTGGTTCAGTTACCCGGTCAGGATCCGGATCCAAAGACCATCGTCATTGGTGCCCATCTCGATCATCTGGGGTCCAGGCCGGGGGGTGTTTACTATCCGGGAGCCGATGACAATGCATCGGGTGTTGCGGCACTGATCGAATCCATCCGTCAGATCAGGCAATCTGGCTGGAAACACCGGCACAATCTGGTATTCGTCTTTTTTGGCGGGGAGGAAAAGGGTTTGATGGGAGCCATTCACTTTGCAGCCGACCCCACACCGGTATTGCCTTCCCTCAGTCAGGTTGTTGCCATGATCAATGCGGACATGGTGGGTCGTGAGCACCCCGATTCCATCGAAGTGGTAGGCCATGACCGACTGAAAGCCGATTTTCAGAAACAGGTCGAATCACTAAACGGAAAACTGGCCCTTCATCACTCTTACCGGATGAACTCGGATCGCAGTTCGGCCGATGTGTATTACCGGAGCGACCACTACCCCTTTGCCGAAAAGGGAATCCCTGTGGTTTTTATCACCGATGGAATGGGTGAAAACCAGTTCCGGTATTCTCCGGCCAATGATTATCACCGGTCCGATGACACGGCCGACCTGCTCGACTATGAAAAGATCAGCCGGGTGAGTAACTGGATTCTGACCCTGGTCGGACGCCTCGATCAGAACTGA
- a CDS encoding ATP-binding cassette domain-containing protein — protein sequence MIAVSFEDLGHRFSRNWLFRHLNGHFQTGDFVLVTGRNGAGKSTLLRMTGLLADSLEGKVHLSPSGQYTKLNRHLWCGYVSPPVRLYAELTGEETLRLAADSRQLTPDARLDSWKASSGLSASDWNKPVRQWSSGMTQRLKLLTACMHAPHLLLLDEPFSNLDQSGRNWFESILADMRSSTLIFLATNDPADFELSSTVIRIGDEKA from the coding sequence ATGATCGCGGTTTCCTTCGAGGATCTTGGTCACCGGTTCAGCAGGAACTGGCTCTTCCGTCACCTGAATGGTCACTTTCAGACCGGAGATTTTGTTTTGGTCACCGGCCGCAACGGAGCAGGCAAGTCGACGTTGTTACGCATGACCGGTTTACTGGCCGATTCCCTCGAAGGAAAAGTACATCTGTCCCCTTCCGGTCAATACACGAAACTGAACCGCCATCTCTGGTGCGGGTATGTGAGTCCGCCCGTGAGGTTGTATGCCGAACTGACGGGAGAGGAAACCCTGAGACTGGCTGCTGACTCCCGGCAGCTTACCCCAGATGCACGGCTTGACTCCTGGAAGGCATCCTCCGGACTGTCGGCCTCTGATTGGAATAAACCCGTTCGCCAATGGTCCTCCGGCATGACCCAGCGATTGAAATTGCTGACAGCCTGTATGCATGCACCTCACCTGCTGTTACTTGATGAACCATTTTCAAATCTAGATCAGTCCGGCAGGAACTGGTTTGAATCCATCCTGGCAGATATGCGGTCTTCCACGCTTATCTTTCTGGCAACGAATGACCCGGCTGATTTTGAGCTTTCTTCCACCGTGATCCGGATTGGTGATGAGAAGGCTTAA
- a CDS encoding T9SS type A sorting domain-containing protein: MIRLVLFLSFLIPLSVSAHEADTTDFGKCRLISHSAFSKIQTPVLEGMKRVVSSSGRFRLYYTESGTDALPVADKNFNGINDFIDSSLVEIENIFKIEVTDQNLPLTFLDSIPVYFRNLGGGTYGQTVYTTGSTYPEQVKADYIEINSKLNILNTTGMDMIRVTLAHEFYHVLHMQSGIWMGSTSDFLFYYEMSATFFEEVVYDSINDYRFYLRNGFYSTPSQYIHGKTSNLIYSMTIFFQYLRDRYGVKKSLDYCTSILRNLKTRSPSVAMAQSAISTFGRSMEDLYNDFAVSASITGTAAIGKNLMAESPFFPSFRTNNSDTLRSDSGLITFSRLFPTGYTIKWVKHNGKTWPLAVTNGDFIRFSSEGFSVQSDTLNLYFEYGPGEGFYLDASTRLVVGLESKSLGTYLRAGIYNPDKNQVESVPIFRFNPPTFIPDMIIGPNPVIAGSTPFINILNVTPMKPVSVTIATVDGHVVYDQTTQPFSDRISIPVTSWIAQAGTGMYLIRVESGDRKPLFAKLAVIRP; the protein is encoded by the coding sequence ATGATCAGACTGGTACTTTTTCTTTCCTTCCTGATTCCTCTGTCGGTTTCTGCGCATGAAGCCGATACCACCGACTTTGGAAAGTGCCGGCTGATTTCTCATTCTGCCTTCAGTAAAATTCAGACTCCGGTTCTTGAGGGAATGAAACGGGTGGTTTCTTCATCGGGACGTTTCCGTTTGTACTACACCGAATCGGGAACCGATGCCCTGCCGGTTGCAGACAAAAATTTTAACGGAATCAATGATTTTATCGATTCTTCACTGGTCGAGATCGAGAACATTTTCAAGATCGAAGTCACCGACCAGAATTTACCCCTGACGTTTCTCGACTCTATCCCGGTTTATTTCAGGAATCTGGGCGGCGGAACCTATGGGCAAACCGTTTATACAACGGGATCAACCTATCCTGAACAGGTAAAGGCTGATTACATTGAAATCAATTCCAAACTGAATATCCTGAACACCACCGGAATGGATATGATCAGGGTAACCCTGGCCCATGAATTCTATCACGTTCTTCATATGCAATCCGGAATCTGGATGGGATCCACATCCGATTTTCTTTTCTACTATGAAATGAGCGCCACATTTTTTGAGGAAGTGGTGTACGATTCAATCAACGATTACCGGTTTTATCTGCGTAACGGATTTTATTCAACACCCAGCCAATACATTCATGGAAAGACCTCGAATCTGATTTATTCCATGACCATTTTTTTTCAGTATCTGCGTGACCGGTACGGCGTAAAAAAATCCCTCGATTATTGTACCTCGATTCTGCGAAACCTGAAAACCCGGTCTCCGTCGGTGGCCATGGCACAATCGGCTATTTCCACTTTCGGCCGGTCCATGGAAGATCTCTACAATGACTTTGCCGTCTCGGCTAGCATCACCGGGACTGCTGCCATCGGGAAAAACCTGATGGCTGAAAGCCCGTTTTTTCCCTCTTTCCGGACCAATAACAGCGATACACTGCGCAGTGATTCTGGTTTAATTACTTTTTCAAGGTTATTCCCAACCGGTTATACCATTAAATGGGTGAAACACAACGGTAAAACATGGCCTTTGGCTGTAACCAATGGCGATTTTATCCGGTTTTCTTCCGAAGGATTTTCTGTTCAGTCCGATACACTAAATTTATATTTTGAATATGGCCCCGGTGAAGGCTTTTACCTGGATGCATCCACACGACTGGTTGTTGGATTGGAAAGCAAATCACTGGGCACCTATTTGCGGGCCGGAATTTACAACCCGGACAAAAACCAGGTCGAGTCGGTCCCGATCTTCCGGTTCAATCCACCCACATTTATTCCCGATATGATTATCGGACCCAATCCGGTTATTGCCGGATCCACCCCATTCATTAATATTCTGAACGTAACCCCCATGAAACCGGTGTCGGTTACCATCGCCACTGTCGATGGGCATGTGGTGTATGATCAGACCACCCAACCGTTTTCTGACCGCATTTCCATTCCGGTTACCTCCTGGATTGCTCAGGCGGGAACTGGCATGTACCTCATCCGGGTCGAATCGGGTGACCGGAAACCCCTGTTTGCCAAACTGGCCGTGATCCGTCCATGA
- a CDS encoding acyl-CoA thioesterase, with amino-acid sequence MKKVKDSIVEMTELVTPQDTNHHGNLSGGRLMHWIDIAAAMAAMRHCNRPVVTRSIDSISFNNSIRLGQAVVIKASVNRVFNSSMEVGVKIYSENLMTGDRKHTNSAYLTFVALDADNHPVRIIPIEPETDEERRRFEKALQRRELRLQAK; translated from the coding sequence ATGAAAAAAGTAAAAGATTCCATCGTTGAAATGACCGAGTTGGTGACTCCTCAGGATACCAATCACCACGGCAACCTGTCCGGTGGCCGGCTGATGCACTGGATTGATATCGCCGCCGCCATGGCAGCCATGAGACATTGCAACCGGCCGGTGGTAACCCGTTCCATCGATTCTATTTCGTTCAATAACAGCATCCGGCTCGGACAGGCTGTGGTGATTAAAGCCAGTGTGAACCGAGTGTTCAATTCCTCCATGGAAGTCGGTGTGAAAATTTACAGCGAAAACCTCATGACCGGCGACCGCAAACACACCAACTCGGCCTATTTGACTTTTGTAGCACTCGATGCCGACAATCACCCGGTACGCATCATCCCGATCGAACCGGAAACCGACGAAGAACGCCGTCGATTCGAAAAAGCCCTTCAGCGGCGTGAACTCAGACTCCAGGCCAAATGA
- a CDS encoding prephenate dehydrogenase/arogenate dehydrogenase family protein produces the protein MIQHIHFIGFGLMASSLSAAIRRSHPAIRLTAESADDGAGFGVEKAILDSALTVEGISHPDSCLVIIATPVTVISKELQRLNALGYPGWITDIGSVKSSFHGQAGSLGLKYFGGHPMTGSEKQSARHFNPVMYENAVYVLTPPVNGDWDILNDFERLLQSVGALPLILEPAIHDEIAATISHLPQLLAVALVGFVAAHQKDNPAYLQLAAGGFRDMTRIASSPEGIWKDILSANRPVIQQKLSGFIRFLSGMEQQLETGDLTDLMKRFSEARFTRDSIPRNTKGFIHPLFDLMVLVEDQPGVIFTMSKLLYENGINIRDMELIKVREGLQGAFRLSFSTETDWTRANQLLNENGFQSQRL, from the coding sequence ATGATTCAGCATATCCACTTTATCGGATTTGGTCTGATGGCTTCGTCCTTATCGGCGGCCATCCGCAGATCCCACCCGGCCATACGGTTAACCGCAGAATCGGCTGATGATGGTGCCGGTTTCGGCGTAGAAAAAGCCATCCTGGATTCAGCGCTGACGGTTGAAGGCATTTCCCATCCGGACTCCTGTCTGGTGATCATTGCCACCCCGGTCACCGTGATTTCAAAGGAACTTCAGCGGTTAAATGCCCTGGGATATCCGGGGTGGATCACCGACATCGGAAGCGTTAAATCGTCCTTTCACGGGCAGGCTGGTTCACTCGGATTGAAATATTTCGGTGGCCATCCCATGACCGGGTCTGAAAAACAATCTGCGCGTCACTTCAATCCTGTCATGTATGAAAATGCGGTGTATGTGCTGACCCCGCCGGTCAATGGGGACTGGGACATTCTGAACGACTTCGAGCGGTTGCTTCAGTCGGTCGGGGCCCTTCCCCTGATTCTGGAACCGGCGATCCACGATGAGATTGCCGCGACCATTTCCCATCTGCCCCAGCTTCTGGCCGTCGCTCTGGTGGGTTTTGTGGCGGCCCATCAGAAAGACAATCCGGCCTACCTTCAACTGGCAGCCGGCGGATTCCGCGACATGACCCGCATCGCCTCAAGTCCGGAAGGAATCTGGAAGGACATTCTCTCGGCAAACCGGCCGGTGATTCAGCAGAAACTGAGTGGTTTTATCCGTTTCCTTTCCGGCATGGAGCAGCAATTGGAAACCGGAGATCTCACCGACCTGATGAAGCGGTTTTCCGAAGCCCGGTTCACCCGTGACAGCATCCCCAGGAACACCAAAGGGTTCATCCATCCGCTGTTTGACCTGATGGTTTTGGTCGAAGACCAGCCCGGGGTTATTTTTACCATGAGCAAGCTGCTTTATGAAAACGGGATCAACATCCGCGACATGGAACTGATCAAAGTCCGGGAAGGGTTACAAGGCGCATTCCGGCTTTCATTTTCCACTGAAACAGACTGGACCCGTGCCAACCAGTTACTGAACGAAAACGGATTCCAGTCACAGCGACTTTAA
- a CDS encoding GNAT family N-acetyltransferase, whose amino-acid sequence MSKQPVYRPVTRADSDRLQKLYREVAAFPGGIARRPDEITSSWCDQVILHSSTRGISLAIEDEAGDFLAEIHGWKPGPEAFSHVIGDVTMAVHLSAQGKGLGRLILNGFIGEIRKKFPDVCRIELAVRESNRRAQELYASVGFKREGVLEKRIVSAKGTLESDYLMALVW is encoded by the coding sequence ATGAGTAAGCAACCGGTTTACCGTCCGGTGACCCGGGCAGATTCGGACCGGCTCCAGAAACTTTACCGGGAAGTCGCCGCCTTCCCGGGTGGAATCGCCCGCCGTCCGGATGAAATCACCTCTTCCTGGTGCGATCAGGTGATTCTGCACTCCTCCACCCGGGGAATTTCACTTGCCATTGAAGATGAAGCCGGTGACTTCCTGGCCGAGATTCATGGATGGAAACCAGGACCAGAGGCTTTTTCGCACGTGATCGGCGATGTGACCATGGCTGTGCATCTTTCGGCACAGGGAAAAGGGTTGGGCCGTCTGATTCTGAATGGCTTTATTGGGGAAATCCGTAAAAAATTCCCAGATGTGTGCCGCATTGAACTGGCCGTCAGGGAAAGCAACCGTCGTGCGCAGGAGTTGTACGCTTCTGTCGGATTTAAAAGAGAAGGGGTGCTCGAAAAACGGATTGTATCGGCAAAGGGAACCCTTGAATCGGATTACCTGATGGCACTGGTCTGGTAA
- a CDS encoding BMC domain-containing protein yields the protein MITYPATSIGLIELSSITAGYQAADVMLKSANVNLMLSRTICSGKYMVLISGEVAAVKTAVENACAEVKFFLIDHFVIPNVDPSVLRGISGQSTATFLDALGICESFNIAALIEAADQAVKSASVDLIELRLAMALGGKAFFSVTGDVSSVKTAVETGAAVLTEKGALVNKLVIAQPRPELMRDMI from the coding sequence ATGATCACTTATCCTGCCACATCGATCGGACTCATTGAACTCAGCAGCATTACAGCCGGCTATCAGGCAGCCGATGTGATGCTGAAATCGGCCAACGTAAACCTGATGCTCTCACGTACCATCTGTTCGGGAAAATACATGGTGCTGATTTCGGGAGAAGTTGCAGCGGTGAAAACTGCCGTGGAAAATGCCTGCGCCGAAGTGAAGTTCTTTCTCATCGATCATTTCGTCATTCCCAATGTCGACCCGTCAGTCCTTCGTGGCATATCGGGTCAGTCCACCGCCACTTTCCTCGATGCATTGGGAATCTGTGAATCCTTCAACATTGCAGCACTCATCGAAGCGGCCGATCAGGCTGTGAAATCGGCGTCGGTCGATCTGATTGAATTGCGGCTGGCCATGGCTTTGGGCGGGAAGGCGTTTTTTTCAGTTACCGGCGATGTTTCCTCGGTAAAAACTGCGGTGGAAACCGGGGCAGCGGTTCTGACTGAAAAAGGTGCACTGGTAAATAAACTGGTCATTGCCCAACCACGTCCCGAGCTCATGCGCGACATGATCTGA
- a CDS encoding SLBB domain-containing protein, whose protein sequence is MTFTEQLQAAGVVGAGGAGFPTHIKANSKADTFLVNGAECEPLIHKDFELMVHFPGPIVRGAYRMMESVGASRGFFCIKSKNKAAIDAIRKELPDDRMTIFELGDFYPSGDEYEIVYAATGRLIPPGGIPLQVGCVVNNTESCFQAGMAAEGKSVTQKFLCVTGAVKEPFSAWVPIGTDFGSLIRMAGGPTVSDWGVFVGGVMMGSLTFDLTEVVTKTTAGLIVLPRSHRLIERKSLPDKVKHKIGQSACDQCSYCTDYCPRYLLGYQVLPHKVMRSLGFTGSEDNRWNAYADLCCACGLCTLYACPEDLFPKEACDQSKAANRQSGFKFQQPTAPEVHPMKEGRRVPLKRLIKRLGLEEFDHHTPLKTWNQPAGSVKILLKQHAGIPAEAVVKSGQKVRAGDLLASPPAGQLGAGIHASISGTVGEINAKWLIINPA, encoded by the coding sequence ATGACCTTTACTGAACAGTTACAAGCTGCCGGAGTGGTCGGAGCCGGAGGAGCCGGATTCCCCACTCACATCAAAGCCAATTCAAAGGCCGATACCTTCCTGGTAAACGGGGCCGAATGTGAACCCCTTATTCATAAAGATTTCGAATTGATGGTGCACTTCCCCGGACCGATCGTCAGGGGAGCTTACCGGATGATGGAATCGGTTGGTGCCTCGCGCGGATTTTTTTGCATCAAATCGAAAAATAAAGCGGCCATCGATGCCATCCGGAAAGAACTGCCCGACGACCGGATGACCATTTTTGAATTGGGTGATTTCTATCCGTCGGGTGATGAGTACGAAATTGTCTATGCGGCCACCGGCCGGCTGATTCCGCCTGGTGGCATTCCTCTTCAGGTCGGTTGTGTGGTCAACAACACCGAATCGTGCTTTCAGGCCGGCATGGCAGCAGAAGGAAAATCAGTTACCCAAAAATTCCTCTGCGTAACCGGTGCTGTGAAAGAACCCTTTTCGGCCTGGGTTCCCATCGGAACCGATTTCGGCTCCCTGATCAGAATGGCAGGCGGACCCACGGTCTCCGATTGGGGAGTGTTCGTGGGCGGAGTCATGATGGGATCACTCACCTTTGACCTCACGGAAGTGGTAACAAAAACAACCGCCGGACTGATTGTGCTTCCACGTTCCCACCGTCTGATTGAACGAAAGTCCTTACCCGATAAAGTGAAGCATAAAATCGGGCAGTCTGCCTGCGATCAGTGCAGTTACTGCACCGATTACTGTCCGCGATATCTGTTGGGTTATCAGGTTCTGCCGCACAAGGTGATGCGGTCGCTTGGTTTTACCGGATCGGAGGATAACCGGTGGAATGCCTATGCTGATTTATGCTGTGCCTGCGGTCTCTGCACACTTTATGCCTGCCCGGAAGACTTGTTTCCAAAAGAAGCCTGCGACCAGTCAAAGGCGGCCAACCGGCAGTCGGGATTTAAATTTCAGCAACCCACTGCTCCTGAAGTGCACCCCATGAAGGAAGGCCGTCGTGTACCGTTAAAGCGGCTGATCAAACGCCTCGGGCTCGAAGAATTTGATCATCACACCCCACTGAAAACCTGGAATCAGCCAGCCGGCAGCGTAAAAATTCTACTTAAGCAACACGCCGGCATTCCTGCAGAGGCGGTGGTAAAATCCGGCCAGAAGGTCCGTGCAGGTGATTTGCTCGCCAGTCCGCCCGCCGGTCAATTGGGTGCCGGAATCCATGCCAGCATCAGCGGCACCGTTGGTGAAATCAACGCAAAATGGCTCATTATCAATCCGGCCTGA
- a CDS encoding MarR family transcriptional regulator has product MDSKARILDAMKKAGTPVSNGQIADLTGIDRKEVDKLMTKLKTEGAIVSPKRCYWEPAK; this is encoded by the coding sequence ATGGATAGCAAAGCCAGAATTCTCGACGCCATGAAAAAGGCTGGGACTCCCGTCAGCAACGGACAAATCGCCGACCTGACCGGCATTGACCGGAAAGAGGTTGATAAACTGATGACCAAACTTAAAACGGAAGGTGCTATTGTATCTCCCAAACGGTGTTATTGGGAACCAGCAAAATAA
- a CDS encoding cellulase family glycosylhydrolase has protein sequence MKSFILTVLLLASGSSAAQEPPFHRGVNLTGWFQWVTPQTISFGKYNRHTFEEIKSLGADVIRLPIDLQMMLGPGPGYEPDSTFLFFLDQVIHWSDSLDLYLIVDNHTFDPSIPTPPTVINWMKPAWKSIATRYKGSWPKVVFEILNEPHAISASTWNLIQNDVLSAIRAIDSDRWIIAGPVDFNSYNQLSTLPVFTDPKVIVTFHFYDPFLLTHQGANWTDPSLEHLGGLPYPYDAGRMPVLPDVYKGTWIESSFNNYKNEGKDSWVQEKLEIPASYRRTKNQILYCGEFGILNHFSTTDDRARWYETVRKQLEADSIAWTIWDYQGGFGLFVPGSAERFHHDLNLPLVEALGFTAPPQTAWIQRPDTLPVSIYSDFLHHGLDNTSWSPTGTVSLHTRNTGGTGMHAIEMKNLPQYGTFGFRFAGNRDFSRLRTGGYYLKMKIKGTAGVNQLEVRFIDTKTGTGDHPWRNRVILQAPTVNWGTDWKTVKIPLSSFQESGSWDENAWHDPKGLFDWKSIDKLEIVAEQKAMTGETIWLDDIEITDGIHTHTEESPDRPTGFRIDTIWPNPFNPEVHIGLSGVNSGEAISAAIYSVTGQKIVTLNVTGSMIRWNGKNEQGVSCSSGIYFIHVEHQNLVRTGKLVFLR, from the coding sequence ATGAAATCCTTCATACTGACCGTTTTATTACTTGCTTCCGGTTCCTCCGCGGCGCAGGAACCTCCCTTTCACCGCGGAGTCAATCTGACCGGATGGTTTCAGTGGGTCACACCACAGACCATTTCATTCGGAAAATATAACCGTCACACCTTCGAAGAAATAAAAAGCCTGGGTGCCGATGTCATCCGGCTGCCCATCGACCTGCAGATGATGTTGGGTCCGGGCCCGGGCTATGAGCCCGATTCAACCTTCCTTTTCTTTCTTGATCAGGTGATTCATTGGTCCGATTCCCTTGACCTGTACCTGATTGTCGATAACCACACGTTCGATCCATCCATTCCCACCCCTCCGACAGTGATCAACTGGATGAAGCCAGCATGGAAATCCATCGCAACCCGATATAAAGGATCCTGGCCAAAGGTGGTTTTCGAAATCCTGAATGAACCGCACGCAATCAGCGCTTCTACGTGGAATCTGATTCAGAATGACGTTCTTTCCGCCATCCGGGCCATTGATTCCGACCGGTGGATTATCGCCGGTCCGGTTGATTTCAATTCATATAATCAGCTTTCAACCCTGCCGGTTTTTACCGATCCGAAGGTAATCGTGACGTTTCATTTTTATGATCCGTTTCTGCTGACTCATCAGGGGGCCAACTGGACCGATCCGTCACTTGAACATCTGGGCGGACTTCCCTACCCCTATGATGCGGGACGAATGCCGGTGCTGCCGGATGTTTATAAGGGAACCTGGATTGAATCCAGCTTTAACAACTATAAAAACGAAGGAAAAGACAGCTGGGTTCAGGAAAAATTGGAAATTCCTGCCAGTTACCGACGCACAAAAAACCAGATTCTGTATTGTGGTGAATTTGGCATTTTAAACCATTTTTCAACCACCGATGACCGGGCACGTTGGTATGAAACAGTCCGGAAACAACTCGAAGCCGATTCCATCGCCTGGACCATCTGGGACTATCAGGGCGGATTCGGACTGTTCGTTCCCGGTTCTGCCGAACGGTTCCATCATGATCTGAATCTGCCGCTGGTTGAAGCGCTGGGATTCACAGCCCCACCCCAAACAGCCTGGATTCAGCGACCTGATACGCTGCCGGTTTCCATTTACAGTGATTTCCTTCATCATGGACTGGATAACACCAGCTGGTCCCCCACTGGCACGGTTTCCCTTCATACCCGAAATACGGGAGGAACCGGCATGCATGCCATCGAAATGAAAAACCTGCCACAATACGGAACCTTCGGATTCCGGTTCGCAGGAAACAGGGATTTTTCCAGACTCAGGACCGGCGGGTATTACCTGAAGATGAAGATCAAAGGAACCGCAGGTGTCAATCAGCTGGAAGTCAGATTCATCGACACCAAAACAGGAACGGGGGATCATCCCTGGCGGAACCGGGTTATTCTGCAAGCTCCCACAGTCAACTGGGGAACCGACTGGAAAACGGTGAAGATTCCGCTTTCCTCTTTTCAGGAATCGGGTTCCTGGGATGAAAATGCATGGCATGATCCGAAGGGATTGTTCGACTGGAAATCCATCGATAAACTGGAAATTGTGGCCGAACAAAAAGCCATGACGGGTGAGACTATCTGGCTGGATGACATTGAAATCACCGATGGAATTCACACGCACACAGAGGAAAGTCCGGACAGGCCCACCGGTTTCAGGATTGATACCATCTGGCCGAATCCTTTCAATCCGGAAGTTCACATCGGTCTGAGCGGAGTAAACAGCGGCGAGGCCATTTCTGCGGCCATTTATTCGGTAACCGGTCAGAAAATCGTCACTCTGAATGTGACGGGTTCCATGATCAGATGGAATGGTAAAAATGAACAGGGCGTTTCCTGTTCCTCCGGGATTTATTTCATACATGTGGAACATCAGAATCTGGTCCGGACCGGAAAATTGGTCTTTCTCCGCTGA
- a CDS encoding glycerophosphodiester phosphodiesterase: MIGLHKTPFKGLIAVLILLAGLSCSQKPPQSGGKVDWQGHRGARGLAPENTIPSFLKALDLGVNTLELDVVISADSVVMVSHEPWMNAAIASWPDGRPVSETDGPSLNLYRMTADSIQKFDVGRRGNPEFPGQVAMPAIKPSLYQVFAATEAYRVEKSLPKMLFNIEIKSTPEGDGVFHPHPDEFARLVVDQIRWTGFTDRVIIQSFDPRALVAVHRLTEQIPLALLVWEKKSVSDHLKSLPFIPDILSPHYKLVTHELISEAKKKGMKVIPWTVNEPADMTRLVAMGVDGIITDYPDRIPR, translated from the coding sequence ATGATTGGTCTGCATAAAACCCCTTTTAAAGGATTGATTGCCGTTCTGATTTTGCTGGCTGGTCTTTCCTGCAGCCAGAAGCCACCCCAATCCGGGGGAAAAGTTGACTGGCAGGGTCATCGCGGGGCGCGGGGATTGGCTCCGGAAAACACCATTCCCTCCTTTCTCAAAGCACTGGATCTCGGTGTGAATACGCTGGAATTGGATGTGGTTATTTCAGCCGATTCAGTTGTGATGGTGTCTCATGAACCGTGGATGAATGCAGCCATCGCTTCCTGGCCCGACGGGCGCCCGGTATCTGAAACCGACGGACCTTCATTGAACCTGTACCGCATGACAGCCGATTCCATTCAGAAATTTGATGTGGGCCGTCGGGGGAATCCGGAGTTTCCCGGGCAGGTGGCAATGCCCGCCATAAAGCCGTCCTTGTATCAGGTATTCGCTGCAACCGAAGCGTATCGTGTGGAAAAATCCCTTCCGAAAATGTTGTTTAACATTGAGATCAAATCCACCCCGGAAGGAGATGGTGTTTTTCATCCGCATCCCGATGAATTTGCCCGTCTGGTTGTCGATCAGATCCGCTGGACTGGATTCACCGATCGGGTGATTATTCAATCATTTGATCCGCGGGCCCTGGTTGCGGTTCACCGGTTAACCGAACAGATACCGCTTGCCTTGCTGGTGTGGGAAAAAAAATCGGTGTCAGATCATCTGAAATCCCTGCCCTTCATACCAGATATCCTGAGTCCGCATTACAAACTGGTGACGCATGAACTGATCAGCGAGGCAAAAAAGAAGGGGATGAAAGTGATTCCCTGGACGGTCAATGAACCTGCCGATATGACCCGTCTGGTTGCTATGGGGGTGGATGGTATTATTACTGACTATCCCGACCGGATTCCGCGATGA